The following coding sequences are from one Lolium rigidum isolate FL_2022 chromosome 6, APGP_CSIRO_Lrig_0.1, whole genome shotgun sequence window:
- the LOC124660351 gene encoding ras-related protein Rab2BV-like, producing MAHRVDNEYDYLFKIVLIGDSGVGKSNILSRFTRNEFCLESKSTIGVEFATRTLQIEGKTVKAQIWDTAGQERYRAITSAYYRGAVGALLVFDITKRQTFDNVQRWLRELRDHADANIVVMMVGNKSDLNHLRSVPEEDSKEFSEKEGLSFLETSAMEAINVEKAFHTVLSEIHQIVSKKALAAQESAANGRSMQGTTINVAEPSANTKGSCCSS from the exons ATGGCGCACCGGGTGGACAACGAGTACGACTACCTCTTCAAGATCGTGCTCATCGGCGACTCCGGCGTCGGCAAGTCCAACATCCTCTCCCGCTTCACCCGCAACGAGTTCTGCCTCGAGTCCAAGTCCACCATCGGCGTCGAGTTCGCCACACGGACCCTACAG ATAGAAGGGAAAACTGTGAAGGCGCAGATATGGGACACAGCGGGTCAGGAGAGATACCGTGCAATTACTAGTGCTTATTACAGGGGTGCTGTTGGAGCTCTCCTAGTCTTTGACATAACAAAGAGGCAGACCTTTGATAATGTTCAAAGGTGGCTCCGCGAACTCCGGGATCATGCAGATGCCAACATAGTTGTCATGATGGTCGGGAATAAGTCAGACTTGAACCACTTAAGATCAGTCCCTGAGGAAGACAGCAAAGAATTTTCTGAGAAAGAAGGCCTTTCGTTCCTTGAGACATCTGCAATGGAGGCAATCAATGTTGAGAAGGCATTCCACACTGTATTGAGTGAAATTCACCAGATTGTCAGCAAAAAAGCACTTGCTGCTCAGGAGTCGGCTGCGAATGGGCGTTCGATGCAAGGAACTACTATTAACGTTGCTGAACCATCCGCCAACACGAAAGGTTCTTGCTGTTCCAGTTGA